cctctccccaccctgtgccCTCAGGGCCCTGGTCGCCGCTCAACTGGGTCCTGAGCTTTAGCCAACTGGGCCAAGGGTCTCGGCCACCTGCTCCAGCCCTTCACCCCCCGCCCCTGTCACGCCGCTGGGTCCTCTCCCGCCCACCCGATCAGGAGCCCCCAACCTGCGGGGTCCTCCCGGACGCCCCCACGTGGCACTCACCCGGGCGCGCGCAGCCACAGCCCCCGGACGCCGCCGCCGACCCCCGACTAGGGCTCGAGGCTCCGCCCACCGCCGGCCCCGCCCGCCTTATAGCCTcttggagggggagggtggggccttCCCTACTGACCAATGGGGAGAGGCCGTGCGGAGGCGTggccccgggggcggggctcCAGCCACCCAGCCCACCCGCCCACCTCCCGGCGCTTCCCTGGGGTTCTCGCCGGCGCTCCGCGGTTGTCTTGGTAACTTGGGGGGCGCTGGATGCCCCAGGATTGGACTACTTCCGTTGACCAGGTTTGGCCACCCGTCACCCTGCCGTTGCCACGCAGACGGTGGAGGGCGATCACAGCCCCCACCCCGTCGCTGAggagtgactttgggcaagtcttcAAGGcgtttttatttggaaaaatctgCCGTGGAACTCAGCCAGGATTCAGGCCGGCCCGTTCCCTtggatccccattttacagatgagcaaattgaGGAATCCGATTCAAACCCCTCTCTGCCAGACTCCAGGCCCCTCCCTGGCTTTCGTCATCATACCTGGAATGACCACCAACGACCCTCCTTCCAGGGAGCTGAAAACACTGGGCATGTCCCCCAAACACCCAGGGGTCCCCCAAGTCTGACTCGGGCTCCAGCATGCCCAGCCCTGTGTCAGCAGGTGGCTCAAGGTTGCGAGTTGGGAGAACACAGCCTTCAGCTTCGCCCAGCCTGCTCAGGCCTGCCCTGGGTGGCTATCCCCCTAGGTTGTCACCGGCCAGCATGATGAATTGTTTGGAGACCTGAAGCATCCAGTTTAATTTAAACCTTCCCCAGGACACAGCTGTGGCAGGAATCCACCGGTCAAATGACACTCTGGGCAACGGTCAGGGGTTTATTTGGAGTTAAGTcctggatggggggagggagaggggaagccaCAGGCCATCATATCCCAACTGCAATCCCTTTAGAAGCTCTAGAAGCTTGTGTCCTGCGCCCCCAGGCCCTgggtctctcctctttcttccttccttctccttcctcctggaGACCTAGGAAGTCAACTTGGGAGATGCCTGTAACACTGAATTCCAGTACGCCCAGTCCCTTTCCACAGTTATTTATTAACCCCCCCGTTCTGACCCCAAACTGAGTGATGCTGGCTAGAAGGCACCCCGGCCCCAGGCCCTGCATTCGGAGAGCCCCTCaaagtgggggagacagagccaGACAGAGACAACCCCAGTGTGGCCAGGGCTGGGCCAGAGGGAGGCCGTgcaggctgggggcgcctggaggCCAAGAGATCCGGAAAACAGGGAAAGGCTTTCTTGGGAGAGGGTACCAGGAGGCCAGAGAGCCCAAGGCGGGTCCAGCCAGCAGCTCTGGAAAGCTGGAGGTGAATTCTTTGCTAACTGGCAGGCAGCGTGCTCCCAGGCCTgtctccccagcccagcccccggcCTCAGTGGGACTCAGCTGCAACCAGGAGCGTCTGGCCCTTCCAGGCTTCAGGCCCAGCGCAGCGCGTCGCGTTCCGAGAGAACATCTTGTCTTTATTGGCCACAAGCCACCCGTAGAGGTCTTCCAGGTTCCCGTCACAGATCCAGGGGTTACCAGAGATGTCAAAGCCATCCTTCATGTCCCGGGCGGGCTGCCCCAGGGATGTCCAGAGCCCCTTAGGCGTGCCGGTAAGCAAGTTGTTGGACAGATCCAGGAAGTCCAGCTGCCGCAGACCCCGGAGGGCGCCCGCTGCCACGGTGGCCAGCTTGTTGTCATTCAGGAAAAGGTAGCGGAGGTCTGGCTGGGGTGCCAGGAGCCCCTCGCCAAGCACCTGCAGTCTGTTGCCTTCCAGATGCAGCCTTTCCAACCGCAGGGGGCCTTTCAGAAGGTCTGGGGGCAAAGCCTTCAACTGGTTATTGCTGAGGTCAAGGATGCGCAGGGAGGTGACGTTGGCCAACAGCCCCGGGGGCAGGGTCTGGAGGCGGTTTTCGGAAAGGTCCAGATGCCGCAGGGCCTTCAGGCCGAGCAGCCACGAGGGCTCCAGAGCCTCCAGCTGGTTTTGCTTCAGCACCAGGGTGTGGAGAGCACCCGAGGCCTGGAAGAGGCCGCGGGGCAGGCGGGCCAGGCGGTTGCGGGTTAGATCCAGCACCTGCAGCAGAGGTGCGGGCAGCAGGAAGTTGGGCGAGAGGCTCTCCAGCTGGTTGCTGGACAGGTGCAGCTCCTGGAGGCGAGCGAGGCCCCGGAGGGTGTCGTCTGGCAGCCGTGTGAGGTTGAAGAACTCCACCACCAGGAAGACGGTGTCGGCCGGGAA
The Panthera uncia isolate 11264 chromosome A2, Puncia_PCG_1.0, whole genome shotgun sequence genome window above contains:
- the LRG1 gene encoding leucine-rich alpha-2-glycoprotein isoform X1 gives rise to the protein MPAPICTKLDALSVSRVPFGALGCPRALWSKIELDTASNLVWPALGRKGRKFPRGDNLGKSEKVSRERAHRSRGFAGQVGVCCPGLQHMEPGSPGGLDPQLSRTLLLLLLSTASAQEVAPNRAACVVSHAVNGSSVSCHPPAQIPRRFPADTVFLVVEFFNLTRLPDDTLRGLARLQELHLSSNQLESLSPNFLLPAPLLQVLDLTRNRLARLPRGLFQASGALHTLVLKQNQLEALEPSWLLGLKALRHLDLSENRLQTLPPGLLANVTSLRILDLSNNQLKALPPDLLKGPLRLERLHLEGNRLQVLGEGLLAPQPDLRYLFLNDNKLATVAAGALRGLRQLDFLDLSNNLLTGTPKGLWTSLGQPARDMKDGFDISGNPWICDGNLEDLYGWLVANKDKMFSRNATRCAGPEAWKGQTLLVAAESH
- the LRG1 gene encoding leucine-rich alpha-2-glycoprotein isoform X2: MSSCRPQRKHSPGGLDPQLSRTLLLLLLSTASAQEVAPNRAACVVSHAVNGSSVSCHPPAQIPRRFPADTVFLVVEFFNLTRLPDDTLRGLARLQELHLSSNQLESLSPNFLLPAPLLQVLDLTRNRLARLPRGLFQASGALHTLVLKQNQLEALEPSWLLGLKALRHLDLSENRLQTLPPGLLANVTSLRILDLSNNQLKALPPDLLKGPLRLERLHLEGNRLQVLGEGLLAPQPDLRYLFLNDNKLATVAAGALRGLRQLDFLDLSNNLLTGTPKGLWTSLGQPARDMKDGFDISGNPWICDGNLEDLYGWLVANKDKMFSRNATRCAGPEAWKGQTLLVAAESH